The Nocardioides houyundeii genome includes the window CGTCGACATCAAGAAGAACGAGGCCATCGGCCAGGACTCGCTGTTCGGCGGTCTCGACGACGGCGAGGAGGGTGGCTTCGGCATCGCCGTGGCGGTGCCCGAGATCGACGAGTGGGACAAGATGACGCTGCTGGGCCACGAGCGCGAGATGCTCGGCCTCTACGTCTCCGACCACCCCCTGCTGGGCCTGGAGCACGTGCTCTCCTCGGGCACCGACTGCACCATCGGACAGCTGATGCTCGACGAGGACCGGCAGCACGGCAGCATGCTGACCGTCAGCGGGCTGATCACCTCGGTCAACCGCAAGATCACCAAGCGCGGCGACGCCTGGGCCACCATCACGCTGGAGGACCTCGACGGTGCCATCGAGGTGCTGCTCTTCCCCAGCGCCTACCAGCTCGCGGCGCCTTACCTCTCCCAGGACGCGATCGTCCGGGTCAAGGGCTCGCTCTCGCGCGACAAGGACCAGCCCGAGATCCGGGGGCAGGAGATCACCGTCCCCGACCTCTCCGACGGCCCTTCCGGCCCGGTGGTGATCAGCCTGCCGTCCACGCGCTGCACCGCGCCTGTGGTCGACCAGCTCCGTGACGTGCTTTCCACCCACCCCGGCATGACCGAGGTGCAGCTGCGACTGCTCACCCGCAGCTCGACGACGGTGATGAAGCTCGACGACCGGCTCCGGGTCACCGCGAGCGCCGCGCTGTTCGCCGACCTCAAGCAGCTCCTGGGCCCCGGGTGCCTGAGCGGGTGAGCGGGACCGAGCGGACACCGGGGTGGGCGGTGGCGCGCCGTCTGGTGCTCATGCTGCTCGCCGCCCTGGTCTGGGGGGCACTCCTGGGATGCGTGTGGGAGGCGGCGTGGACACCGCCGAACGGCGCGGCCTACCAGGGCACCTGGTACCTCGGGCCGGGTGGGCTCGGCCAGGACGTCGGCGGTACGGCGTGGTTCGCCGTCATCGGGCTGGCGGGCGGCCTGGTCTACGGGATCGTCTCGGCGGCGCTGACCAAGGACCGTGAGGTGCTCACCCTGGTCGCCGTGGTGACGGGGGCCGTGCTGGCCAGCTGGGTGATGTTCCACGTCGGTCACGCTCTGGGGCCGGCCGACCCGCAGGCACTCGCCGCCGACGCCGGCGACTACGAGGCGATCCCGTCGGACCTCGGGCTCGCCGGCGCGGGGGACCGGCCGTGGCCCTTCTGGTTCGACTCCAGTGCCTTCACCGCGTTCCCGGCCGGGGCGCTGCTGGGACTGATGGGAGTGTTCCTCGGTGGTTCGCGCCGGACGCGGGAGCGGCCGCGGACCGAGTCCGGCTCCTAGTTGGGCGACCAGCGGGTCCGAGCCACCTCGGTGGCCGGCAGCGACGGGATGACGTTCATCGCGCGCAGCTCCTGGCGCAGCAGGTCGACCACTAGGATCAGCCGCTCGGAGGTGCTGTCGGCCTCCAGCAATGACTGGCGCTCGGCCATCGGCAGTGGGGCGAGCGCGGCCAGAGTCCACGACAGGAAGAGCGGGTCCTGCGGGAGGCGACCGGAGAAAGGGTCCGACCGCACCGCGGAGACCGCCGCCCGATAGGCGGTGAAGGTGGCCCGTGCCCGGTTGACCAGCTCGGGGGAGACCGTCTCCGCCGGGTCTGTCATCTCGGTCACCCGGGCGAGCGGGAACTCCCCGCTGGTGCTCAGCTCCTCGACCCGGATCCGGCTGCGTCCCACCGCCATGATGTCGAAGCCCCCGTCGGGCCGAGCCTCGACCTCGGTCAGCTGGAGCAGGCAGCCGACGCGGTAGAGCGACTGGGAGCCGTGGTCCCCGACCTCGTAACCCTCGCGGATGGCCACCGAGCCGAAGAGCCGCTGGGCGGGGTCCTCGATGCGCAGCAGGTGGTGCACCAATGCCCGGTAGCGGTCCTCGAAGACGTTCAGGGGCACCGAGACACCCGGGAAGAGCACCGTGCTCAGTGGGAACATCGGCAAGGTCTCCGGCGGCGTGGCACTCACCCCTCCAACGTAGATGTCCATCCCTCATCCGGTCCCGGGGCACGCAGGGTGCCCGCCTACAATTGCGCCATGATCCGTCGCATCGACCTCCGGGACGCCGCCGCGTCCGTCGACTACCGCGCCGCCGTGCCGCGTGCCGCGTTCGACGTCGAGTCCGCGACCCATCTGGTGCGGCCCATCTGCGACGCGGTCCGCGACCGCGGCGTGGAGGCCATCACCGAGTTCTCCGAGCGCTTCGACGGGGTCAGCCAGAGCGACATCGTGGTGCCCCCGGCCGCGCTCTCCGACGCGCTGGAACGGCTCGACCCGGCCGTGCGTGCCGCGTTGGAGGAGTCGGTGCGCCGGCTGCGCATCACCTGCCAGGCCGAGCTCGAGCAGGACGTCACCACCGTGGTGGCGCCGGGGGCGACCGTCACCCACCGGCTCGTCCCGGTCGACCGGGTCGGCCTCTACGTCCCGGGCGGCCTGGCGCCCCTGGTCTCCAGCGTGCTGATGAACGTGGTGCCCGCCCAGGTCGCCGGCGTGGGATCGATCGCCCTGACCAGCCCCCCGCAGAAGGACAACGGCGGCCTGCCCGCCGCCACGATCCTGGCTGCCTGCGCGCTGCTGGGCGTCGACGAGGTCTACGCCGTGGGCGGGGCCCAGGGGATCGCGATGCTGGCGCACGGTGCGGGTCCCTGCCGCCGGGTCGACCTGGTGACCGGGCCCGGGAACATCTACACGGTCGCCGCCAAGCGACTGCTCAAGGGCGTCGTGGGCATCGACTCCGAGGCCGGTCCCACCGAGATCGCGGTGCTGGCCGACGACACCGCGAACGCCCGCTACGTCGCTGCCGACCTCATCTCCCAGGCCGAGCACGACCCGCTGGCCGCCTCGGTGCTGGTCACCGACTCGGTGCGGCTCGCCGACGAGGTCGCGATCGAGCTGGACAAGCAGGTCGGCCAGGCGCGGCACGCTGAGCGCATCCGCACCGCCCTGGAGGGCGAGCAGTCGGGCGTCGTGCTGGTCAAGGACCTCGAGCAGGGACTGGCGGTGGTCAACGCCTACGCCGCCGAGCACCTCGAGGTCCACACCGCCGACGCCGCTCGGGTCGCGGGTCGGGTCCGCAACGCCGGCGCGGTCTTCGTCGGCCCCTATGCACCCGTCTCGCTCGGCGACTACGCCGCCGGCTCCAACCACGTGCTGCCCACCGCCGGGTGTGCCTGCCACTCCTCGGGGCTCTCGGTGCGCTCCTTCCTGCGGGCCGTGCACGTCGTGGACTACACGCGCGAGGCGCTGGAGCAGGTCGCCCAGCACGTGGTGACCCTGGCCGAGGCCGAGGACCTGCCCGGCCACGGAGCAGCGGTCCAGGCGCGGCTGTCGTGACGTTCCCCCCGCTGCGCGAGGACCTGCGCGGCATCGAGCCCTACGGCGCGCCCCAGCTCGACGTGCCCGTCCAGCTCAATGTCAACGAGAACCCGTACGCGCCGTCCGCGGCCGTGGTGGCCGACATCGCGGCCTCCGTCGCGGCTGCGGCGAGCACGCTGAACCGCTATCCGGACCGGGAGTTCACCGAGCTGCGTGAGCGGCTGGCCGACTACCTCAACACCTCGGGCGGCAGCGGTATCGCCGCCACCGGGGTCTGGGCCGCCAACGGGTCCAACGAGGTGATGCTCCAGCTCCTGCAGGCCTTCGGCGGGCCGGGTCGCTGCGCGCTGAGCTTCGCCCCGACGTACGCGATGTATCCGGAGTACGCCCGCGACACCGTCACCGGGTGGGTGGAGGGTCGGCGGGAGACCGACTTCGAGCTCGACCTGGACGCGGCCCGCGAGCTGGTGCTCGAGCACCGCCCCAGCGTGGTCCTGCTGCCCTCGCCCAACAACCCCACGGGCACGGCACTGCCGTCCGAGGCGATCTCGGTGCTGTGCGAGGCCGCCGGGGACGGGCTGGTGGTGGTCGACGAGGCCTACGGGGAGTTCCGCCGGGCCGGGACGCCCAGCGCGCTGGAGCTGCTCCCGCAGCACCGCAACCTGGTCGTCACGCGGACCATGAGCAAGGCGTTCGCGCTGGCCGGAGCCCGCCTGGGCTACCTGGCCGCGGACCCGGCCATCTGTGACGCGCTGCGCGTCGTGCGCCTGCCCTACCACCTCTCCGCGGTGACCCAGGCGACCGCGCTGGCCGCCCTGCGACACGCGCCCGAGCTGCTGGCCCAGGTGGACGCGCTGCGCGCCGCGCGCGACGCCTGCGTGACCTGGCTGGCCGAGCAGGGCCTGCGGGTGGCCACGAGCGACGCCAACTTCGTGCTCTTCGGCGGACTCGTGGACCGGCACGCGGTCTGGCAGGGTCTACTGGACCGCGGCGTCCTGATCCGCGAGACCGGTCCCCAGGGCTGGCTGCGCGTCTCGGTCGGGACGCCCGAGGAGATGGCCGCCTTCAGGGATGCCCTGGTGGACGTGATGAAGACCCAAACGATGGAGGAGCAACGATGAGCACCGAGCAGTCCGTGGCCACGGGCAGGCGGGTCGCCGTCGTCGACCGCGAGACCCGGGAGACGCAGATCCACCTCGAGCTCGACCTCGACGGCAGCGGCCAGGCCCAGATCTCCACCGGGGTCGGCTTCTACGACCACATGCTCACCGCGTTCGCCAGGCACTCCCTGGTCGACCTCGTCGTGCACGTCGTCGGCGACACCCACATCGACTCCCACCACACCGTGGAGGACACCGCGATCGCGCTGGGTGCGGCGATCCGCCAGGCCCTGGGCGACAAGGTGGGCATCCGGCGCTTCGGGGACGCCACCGTGCCCCTGGACGAGGCGCTGGTCCAGGCCGTCGTCGACGTGTCCGGGCGTCCCTACTGCGTGCACACCGGTGAGCCCGCGGGCCAGGAGTTCGTCTCCATCGGGGGCACCACGGCGCCGTACGTCGGCTCCCTGACGCGGCACGTCTTCGAGTCGATCGCGCACCACGCCAACATGGCCATCCACGTGCGGGTGCTGGGCGGACGTGACCCGCACCACATCGTGGAGACCCAGTTCAAGGCCTTCGCCCGCGCCCTGCGGGACGCGGTGGCCATCGACCCGCGCGAGACGGGCGTGCCCTCCACCAAGGGCTCGCTGTGACGACGACAGACAACGCAGACCGCCCCGCCCGGGAGGTCGTGGTCCTGGACTACGGCTCGGGCAACGTCCGCTCCGTGGTGCGCGCACTGGAGCGGGCCGGCGCGTCGGTGACCCTGACGGCCGACCGTCAGGCCGCGCAGGACGCAGACGGCCTCGTGGTGCCCGGCGTGGGTGCCTTCGCCTCGTGCATGGCCGGGCTGCAGGCGGTCCGAGGGCACGAGATCATCGGCCGGCGGCTCGCCGGCGGCCGTCCGGTGCTGGGCATCTGCGTGGGCATGCAGATCCTGTTCTCCCGCGGCGTCGAGCACGGCGTGGAGTCCCAGGGCTGCGACGAGTGGCCCGGGGTCGTGGAACGGCTCCAGGCGCCGGTGGTCCCGCACATGGGCTGGAACACCGTCGAGGCGCCCGCGCCGTCGACGCTGTTCGCCGGCATCGCCGAGGAGCGCTTCTACTTCGTGCACTCCTACGGCGTGCGGGACTGGACCCTGGTCACCAACGACCGCACCCGCGCGCCCCTGGTCACGTGGGCCGAGCACGGCGGGGACCGCTTCGTGGCGGCCGTCGAGAACGGCCCGCTGACCGCCACCCAGTTCCACCCCGAGAAGTCGGGGGACGCCGGGGCCGCGCTGCTGCGCAACTGGATGCAGTCCTTGTGAGCTGGCTGCAGCGGCGCCGGAGCGCCAAGCGCCGACGCAGCACCTACCTCCGCTCCATCCGGGTCCGTGCGATCCCGCCCCTGGGCGCGCACGATGCGACCGCGCCGAACCCCGCCATCCCGAACCCCAGCACCCCCAGGAGAGTCCCCGCCATGTCCCAGTACCTCGAGCTCCTGCCCGCCGTCGACATCGCCGGGGGCCAGGCCGTCCAGCTGGTCCAGGGCGTCGCTGGGTCGGAGAAGCGGTTCGGAGACCCGGTCGAGGCCGCCCTGCGCTGGCAGGAGGCGGGGGCGGAGTGGCTCCACCTGGTCGACCTGGACGCCGCGTTCGGCCGGGGACACAACCGGGAGCTGCAGGCCAGGATCGTGGACACCCTCGACATCAAGGTCGAGATGAGCGGCGGCATCCGCGACGACGAGTCGCTGGCGGCCGCGATGGCGACCGGCTGTCGGCGGGTCAACATCGGCACCGCCGCCCTGGAGCAGCCGGAGTGGTGCGCGCGCGCCATCGCGACGTACGGCGACCGCGTCGCCGTGGGCCTCGACGTCCGCGGCCGGACGCTGGCCGCGCGGGGCTGGACCCGCGACGGGGGAGACCTGTTCGAGGTGCTGAGCCGACTGGACTCCGAGGGCTGCGCCCGCTACGTGGTCACCGACGTCAACAAGGACGGCATGCTCCAGGGGCCGAACCTCGACCTCCTGGAGTCGGTCTGCGCCGCGACCGACCGTCCGGTCGTCGCCTCCGGTGGCATCACCGAGCTGGCCGACCTGGCAGCACTGCAGAAGCTGGTCGGCATCGGCGTCGAGGGGGCCATCATCGGCACCGCGCTCTACGAGGGGCGGTTCACCCTCGAGGAGGCCCTCGCCCTGACCCTGCCCGCCGGCGGCGCGTCGTGAGCCTCGCGGTACGGGTCATCCCGTGCCTGGACGTGGACGCGGGGCGCGTGGTCAAGGGCATCAACTTCTCCGACCTGCGCGACGCCGGCGACCCCGTGGAGCTGGCCCGGATCTATGACGCCGAGGGTGCGGACGAGCTGACCTTCCTCGACATCTCGGCCTCGCACGAGGGGCGGGCCACGACGATGGAGATCGTCTCCCGGACCGCCGAGCAGGTCTTCATCCCGCTCACCGTCGGTGGCGGGGTGTCCTCGGTCGCCGACGTCGACCGGCTGCTGCGAGCCGGGGCGGACAAGGTCGCCACCAACACCGCCGCCATCCAGCGTCCCGAACTGATCGCGGAAGTAGCGGACCGGTTCGGCAGCCAGGTGCTGGTGCTGTCGGTCGACGCCCGCCGGGCACCGGGCACCGACTCGGGCTTCGAGGTGACCACGCACGGGGGCCGGCGCTCCGCGGGTCTGGACGCCGTGGCCTGGGCCGCCCGCGCCGCCGAGCTCGGAGCCGGGGAGATCCTGCTGAACGCGATGGACGCCGACGGGACCCAGGACGGCTTCGACACCGACCTGATCCGCGCCGTACGCCGGGAGGTCACCATCCCGGTGATCGCCTCGGGCGGTGCCGGGCGTGCCGAGCACTTCCCTCCGGCCGTGGAGGCGGGCGCGGACGCCGTGCTCGCGGCCACCGTGTTCCACTTCGGCACCCTGCGGATCGGCGACGTGAAGCAGTCGCTGGCCGCCGCCGGCCACCCCGTGCGCTGAGGCCCGAGCCTCCTCCTCGCCGCCTGCTCCGGACCCGTCAGGGAATAGGCCGGGCGCCGGTGCGGTTCGCCACTGGCGATCGCCTCCGACGGTCCCGGCGTCGTCCGGCGCCCGGCGTCGATGGACACTGGCTCTGGGCACAGAGCGCCGGCACAGGCACTTCCAAGACGGGACTAAGGGGCACACGCGTGGTGGACGAGCGGGGCACGTTGCGGAGCTCGACCACCCGAGAGGGCTTCGCCGTGCTCGGGGTCGCGATCCGGCGGGAGCCGGTCATCTTCGTCCTCTCCACCCTGGGCAGCGTGCTCTTCGCGGTCCTCACCGTGGCGGATGCCTGGGTACTGGGGTGGGCCACCGAGAACGTCGTCATCCCCGCCTTCGACGACGGCGAGATCGCAGCCGGGCTGCTCTGGGCCGTGCTGGGGCTGTTCCTCGGCGTCGCCGTGCTCCGAGCGGTGGGCATCGTGGCTCGGCGCCTCGGGGCGGGCCTCATGCAGTACCGGATGCAGTCGCACACCCGGCGCGCCGTGACGCGTCAGTACCTCGCGCTGCCCATGGAGTGGCACCAGCGCCACCCGACGGGTCAGCTGCTCTCCAACGCCTACTCCGACGTCGAGGCCGCCTGGGGCCCCATCGCGCCGCTGCCGATGGCGCTGGGGACCGTGGTGATGATGGTGATCGCGGTGGTGCAGATGCTCGTCGCGGACGTGGTGCTGGCCGCCGTGGGCCTGCTCGTCTTCCCGGCCGTGGTGGTCGCCAACCTGGCCTACCAGCGCCTGTCCTCGCCGTTGATGACCCGGGCCCAGGGCCTGCGTGCGGAGGTCAGCGAGATCGCCCACGAGTCCTTCGACGGCGCGATGGTGGTCAAGACCCTGGGCCGGGAGCCCGAGGAGACCGCCCGCTTCAGCGTGAAGGCCCACGAGCTGCGCGACGTGACGATCCGAGCCGGCCGGATCCGGGCCGTCTTCGACCCCACCCTGGCCTCCCTGCCCAACCTCGGCGTGCTCGTGGTGCTCGCGGTCGGCGTCGCACGGGTCACCTCCGGCGCGGCCAGTGCCGGCGACGTCGTCACCGTCGCCTACCTGCTCACCATCGTGTCCTTCCCGATCCGGGCCATCGGGTGGCTGCTCGGCGAGTTCCCGCGCAGCGTCGTGGGGTTCCGGCGCATCCAGTCGGTGCTGAGCGCCACCGGCGCCGTCGCGTACGGCGAGGCGTCGCTGCCCCCTCGACGGTCGGGGCACGCCTGGAGCTGGAGTCCGTGGGCTACTCCTACGACCCGGCGACCCCGTTGCTGCGCGAGGTGAGCTTCGCGGTGGACCCGGGACAGACCATCGCCCTGGTCGGCGCGACAGCGTCCGGCAAGAGCACCCTCACGAGCCTGATGACCCGCCTGGTCGACCCCGACCACGGGCGGATCCTGCTGGACGGGGTCGACCTGCGGGACCTGCGCCGCGGGGGAGGCTCGCGGGCGGTCGCCCTCGTCCCGCAGACGGCCTTCCTCTTCGACGACACCGTCCGCGGCAACGTCACCCTCGGCGCCCAGATCGATGACGAGCAGGTGTGGGCGGCGCTGCGGACCGCCCAGGCCGACGGCTTCGTCGCCGCACTGCCCCAGGGACTCGACACCCAGCTCGGCGAGCGGGGCACGTCGCTGTCCGGCGGGCAGCGGCAGCGGCTCTCCCTGGCGCGGGCCCTGGCGCGGCGACCTCGGCTGCTGATCCTCGACGACGCCACGTCGGCGGTGGACCCCGAGGTGGAGGCCAGGATCCTCAGCTCGCTGCGCGAGGGCTCCGGCGACACCACGCTGGTGGTGGTGGCCTACCGCAAGGCGACCATCTCCCTGGCCGACGAGGTGGTCTACCTCGCCGACGGGAAGGTGGCCGACCGGGGCAGCCACGCCGAGCTGCTGGCCCGCAGACCCGCCTACGCCAGGCTGGTCAACGCCTACGAGCAGGCCGCACACGAGGAGTCGGAGGCCGGGCCCGCCCAGGTGCTCGGCCAGACCGCAGGAGAACGCGCATGAGCACCGTCCAGGACCCTGCTGCCACGACCCGGATGGACGGCAGCGACGAGATCGGGGCCATGGACACGCTCCGTCGCGGGTTCGCGATCTCGCCGGAGCTCAAGGAGGGCCTCGGCCTGACCGTGTTCTTCGCCGTGGTCGCCTCGCTGGGGCAGGTGATCGTGCCCGTGGCGGTCCAGCAGACGCTGGACCGCGGGCTCAACGGCCCCGACGGCACCGACGTCGGGTTCGTGGTCTGGACCGGGCTGGCCTGCGCCCTGGCCCTGGTGATCTCCTCCGTCGCCTCGTACCTGATGACCAGTCGGCTCTTCGGTGCCGCGGAGCGGGGCCTGGCCACCCTGCGGATCAAGGCGTTCCGGCACGTCCACGACCTGCCGCTGCTGACCCAGAACACCGAGCGTCGCGGTTCGCTCGTCTCGCGGGTGACCTCAGACGTCGACCAGGTGAGCCAGTTCCTGGTGTTCGGCGGGATCCTGCTGGTGGTCAGCGTGGGACAGATCCTGGTGGCCACCGTGATCATGGCGTTCTACAGCTGGCAGCTGGCCATCGTGGTGTGGGTCTGCTTCGCTCCGCTGCTGATCTCCATCCGCTACTTCCAGCGCAAGCTCTCCGAGGCCTACGGCATCGTCCGGCGCCATGTCGGCACCCTGCTCTCGGCCATCTCCGAGCCCGTGGTCGGCGCCGCGGTGGTCCGCTCCTACGGCATCGAGGAGCGCACCCAGGGCCGGATCGACCACGCGATCGACGACTTCCAGGCCGCCAGCGTGCGAGCCCAGAAGTTCACGGTCGTGTCGTTCTCGTTGGGAGGGATCTCCGCGGGTCTGGCCAACGCGGGGGTGCTCATCATCGGGGTGCTGCTCGGCTTCACCGGTGACATGACCGCCGGCCGGGTGCTCGCCTTCGCCTTCCTCGTCACTCTCTTCGTGGGCCCGGTCCAGATGGGCACCCAGATCCTCACCGACGCCCAGAACGCCATCGCCAGCTGGCGCCGGGTGATCGGGATCGTCGAGACCCCGGCCGACCTGGTCGACCCCGGCGCCGGGGGCCAGGTGCTGCCTCGCGGCCCGATCGACGTGCGTTTCGACGACGTCACGTTCGCCTATCCCGGGGGCCTCCGGTGCTCCGGTCGGTCTCGTTGGACATCGCGGCGGGGACCAGGATCGCCATCGTGGGGGAGACCGGATCGGGCAAGTCCACCTTCGCCAAGCTGCTGACCCGACTGATGGACCCGACGAGCGGGGCAGTGCTCCTGGACGGCGTCGACGCGCGCGAGGTCTCCCAGGAGCACCTGCGCCGCAGCGTGGTGCTGGTGCCGCAGGAGGGGTTCCTGTTCAACGACACCATCGCCGCGAACGTCAGGTACGGGCGCCTGGAGGCGACGACGGAGGAGATCCTGGCCTCGGCCGAGGAGCTCGGACTGGCGGACTGGCTCGCGGGACTTCCGGCAGGGCTCTCGACCCAGGTGGGACAGCGCGGGGAGGCGCTGTCCGCCGGCGAGCGCCAGCTGGTGGCGCTGCTGCGCGCCCACCTCGCCGACCCCGACCTGCTGGTGCTGGACGAGGCGACGAGCGCGGTCGACCCCCAGCTGGAGATGAGGATCGGACGAGCCCTGGAGCGCCTGATGTCGGGCCGGACCTCGGTCACCATCGCCCACCGGCTCTCCACCGCCGAGCAGGCGGACGAGGTCGTGGTGGTGGACGCGGGTCGGGTCGTGCAGCGCGGGCCGCACGCCGAGCTGGCCCGCCAGGCGGACTCGGTCTACGCCGGGCTCTACGCGTCCTGGACCGCGCAGCAGGGCCGATGATCGCGGTCCTGCTCCCGCCCTCGCCCTGGCATCG containing:
- the hisF gene encoding imidazole glycerol phosphate synthase subunit HisF; this translates as MSLAVRVIPCLDVDAGRVVKGINFSDLRDAGDPVELARIYDAEGADELTFLDISASHEGRATTMEIVSRTAEQVFIPLTVGGGVSSVADVDRLLRAGADKVATNTAAIQRPELIAEVADRFGSQVLVLSVDARRAPGTDSGFEVTTHGGRRSAGLDAVAWAARAAELGAGEILLNAMDADGTQDGFDTDLIRAVRREVTIPVIASGGAGRAEHFPPAVEAGADAVLAATVFHFGTLRIGDVKQSLAAAGHPVR
- the hisH gene encoding imidazole glycerol phosphate synthase subunit HisH is translated as MTTTDNADRPAREVVVLDYGSGNVRSVVRALERAGASVTLTADRQAAQDADGLVVPGVGAFASCMAGLQAVRGHEIIGRRLAGGRPVLGICVGMQILFSRGVEHGVESQGCDEWPGVVERLQAPVVPHMGWNTVEAPAPSTLFAGIAEERFYFVHSYGVRDWTLVTNDRTRAPLVTWAEHGGDRFVAAVENGPLTATQFHPEKSGDAGAALLRNWMQSL
- a CDS encoding ABC transporter transmembrane domain-containing protein; amino-acid sequence: MSTVQDPAATTRMDGSDEIGAMDTLRRGFAISPELKEGLGLTVFFAVVASLGQVIVPVAVQQTLDRGLNGPDGTDVGFVVWTGLACALALVISSVASYLMTSRLFGAAERGLATLRIKAFRHVHDLPLLTQNTERRGSLVSRVTSDVDQVSQFLVFGGILLVVSVGQILVATVIMAFYSWQLAIVVWVCFAPLLISIRYFQRKLSEAYGIVRRHVGTLLSAISEPVVGAAVVRSYGIEERTQGRIDHAIDDFQAASVRAQKFTVVSFSLGGISAGLANAGVLIIGVLLGFTGDMTAGRVLAFAFLVTLFVGPVQMGTQILTDAQNAIASWRRVIGIVETPADLVDPGAGGQVLPRGPIDVRFDDVTFAYPGGLRCSGRSRWTSRRGPGSPSWGRPDRASPPSPSC
- the hisD gene encoding histidinol dehydrogenase, which encodes MIRRIDLRDAAASVDYRAAVPRAAFDVESATHLVRPICDAVRDRGVEAITEFSERFDGVSQSDIVVPPAALSDALERLDPAVRAALEESVRRLRITCQAELEQDVTTVVAPGATVTHRLVPVDRVGLYVPGGLAPLVSSVLMNVVPAQVAGVGSIALTSPPQKDNGGLPAATILAACALLGVDEVYAVGGAQGIAMLAHGAGPCRRVDLVTGPGNIYTVAAKRLLKGVVGIDSEAGPTEIAVLADDTANARYVAADLISQAEHDPLAASVLVTDSVRLADEVAIELDKQVGQARHAERIRTALEGEQSGVVLVKDLEQGLAVVNAYAAEHLEVHTADAARVAGRVRNAGAVFVGPYAPVSLGDYAAGSNHVLPTAGCACHSSGLSVRSFLRAVHVVDYTREALEQVAQHVVTLAEAEDLPGHGAAVQARLS
- a CDS encoding histidinol-phosphate transaminase produces the protein MTFPPLREDLRGIEPYGAPQLDVPVQLNVNENPYAPSAAVVADIAASVAAAASTLNRYPDREFTELRERLADYLNTSGGSGIAATGVWAANGSNEVMLQLLQAFGGPGRCALSFAPTYAMYPEYARDTVTGWVEGRRETDFELDLDAARELVLEHRPSVVLLPSPNNPTGTALPSEAISVLCEAAGDGLVVVDEAYGEFRRAGTPSALELLPQHRNLVVTRTMSKAFALAGARLGYLAADPAICDALRVVRLPYHLSAVTQATALAALRHAPELLAQVDALRAARDACVTWLAEQGLRVATSDANFVLFGGLVDRHAVWQGLLDRGVLIRETGPQGWLRVSVGTPEEMAAFRDALVDVMKTQTMEEQR
- the hisB gene encoding imidazoleglycerol-phosphate dehydratase HisB: MSTEQSVATGRRVAVVDRETRETQIHLELDLDGSGQAQISTGVGFYDHMLTAFARHSLVDLVVHVVGDTHIDSHHTVEDTAIALGAAIRQALGDKVGIRRFGDATVPLDEALVQAVVDVSGRPYCVHTGEPAGQEFVSIGGTTAPYVGSLTRHVFESIAHHANMAIHVRVLGGRDPHHIVETQFKAFARALRDAVAIDPRETGVPSTKGSL
- a CDS encoding ABC transporter transmembrane domain-containing protein, with the translated sequence MVDERGTLRSSTTREGFAVLGVAIRREPVIFVLSTLGSVLFAVLTVADAWVLGWATENVVIPAFDDGEIAAGLLWAVLGLFLGVAVLRAVGIVARRLGAGLMQYRMQSHTRRAVTRQYLALPMEWHQRHPTGQLLSNAYSDVEAAWGPIAPLPMALGTVVMMVIAVVQMLVADVVLAAVGLLVFPAVVVANLAYQRLSSPLMTRAQGLRAEVSEIAHESFDGAMVVKTLGREPEETARFSVKAHELRDVTIRAGRIRAVFDPTLASLPNLGVLVVLAVGVARVTSGAASAGDVVTVAYLLTIVSFPIRAIGWLLGEFPRSVVGFRRIQSVLSATGAVAYGEASLPPRRSGHAWSWSPWATPTTRRPRCCAR
- a CDS encoding ATP-binding cassette domain-containing protein, whose translation is MGETGSGKSTFAKLLTRLMDPTSGAVLLDGVDAREVSQEHLRRSVVLVPQEGFLFNDTIAANVRYGRLEATTEEILASAEELGLADWLAGLPAGLSTQVGQRGEALSAGERQLVALLRAHLADPDLLVLDEATSAVDPQLEMRIGRALERLMSGRTSVTIAHRLSTAEQADEVVVVDAGRVVQRGPHAELARQADSVYAGLYASWTAQQGR
- a CDS encoding ABC transporter ATP-binding protein; the encoded protein is MGYSYDPATPLLREVSFAVDPGQTIALVGATASGKSTLTSLMTRLVDPDHGRILLDGVDLRDLRRGGGSRAVALVPQTAFLFDDTVRGNVTLGAQIDDEQVWAALRTAQADGFVAALPQGLDTQLGERGTSLSGGQRQRLSLARALARRPRLLILDDATSAVDPEVEARILSSLREGSGDTTLVVVAYRKATISLADEVVYLADGKVADRGSHAELLARRPAYARLVNAYEQAAHEESEAGPAQVLGQTAGERA
- a CDS encoding LON peptidase substrate-binding domain-containing protein, which gives rise to MSATPPETLPMFPLSTVLFPGVSVPLNVFEDRYRALVHHLLRIEDPAQRLFGSVAIREGYEVGDHGSQSLYRVGCLLQLTEVEARPDGGFDIMAVGRSRIRVEELSTSGEFPLARVTEMTDPAETVSPELVNRARATFTAYRAAVSAVRSDPFSGRLPQDPLFLSWTLAALAPLPMAERQSLLEADSTSERLILVVDLLRQELRAMNVIPSLPATEVARTRWSPN
- the priA gene encoding bifunctional 1-(5-phosphoribosyl)-5-((5-phosphoribosylamino)methylideneamino)imidazole-4-carboxamide isomerase/phosphoribosylanthranilate isomerase PriA, producing the protein MSQYLELLPAVDIAGGQAVQLVQGVAGSEKRFGDPVEAALRWQEAGAEWLHLVDLDAAFGRGHNRELQARIVDTLDIKVEMSGGIRDDESLAAAMATGCRRVNIGTAALEQPEWCARAIATYGDRVAVGLDVRGRTLAARGWTRDGGDLFEVLSRLDSEGCARYVVTDVNKDGMLQGPNLDLLESVCAATDRPVVASGGITELADLAALQKLVGIGVEGAIIGTALYEGRFTLEEALALTLPAGGAS